One window of the Selenomonadales bacterium genome contains the following:
- a CDS encoding protein-glutamate O-methyltransferase CheR, producing MNEQEFARFTQQLKHEHGLDLSLYKETQIKRRLLSYMQRYSIADAGGLTQYITSQEKRSHLVDFLDINVSEFFRNPELFIYLEQEVFSRLTAKQKSLRVWSAGCSIGAEPYSLAIALREAQVTHERAIWATDLDAGALHQAAQGLYSPADVRNVGDSRRNSYFDLENGSYRVKPQLKSMIEFARHDLLRDVIPQRFDLVVCRNVAIYFTEEAKLAMLERFSNCLLPGGVLFTGATESYPSHRAFRLRRIHSCFYEKVGD from the coding sequence ATGAACGAACAAGAATTTGCTCGCTTTACACAGCAATTGAAGCATGAACATGGCTTGGACCTGTCATTGTATAAGGAAACGCAGATTAAGCGTCGGCTACTCAGTTACATGCAGCGTTACTCTATTGCTGACGCAGGAGGATTAACGCAGTACATAACCTCCCAGGAAAAGCGAAGCCACCTCGTGGATTTTCTGGACATCAATGTGTCAGAGTTTTTCCGGAATCCCGAGCTCTTTATTTATCTGGAACAAGAGGTGTTTAGTCGCCTAACGGCGAAACAGAAGAGCCTGAGGGTATGGAGTGCAGGCTGCTCCATAGGCGCCGAACCTTATTCTCTGGCCATAGCCCTTCGAGAGGCGCAAGTCACCCACGAGCGTGCCATCTGGGCTACTGACCTGGATGCGGGAGCATTGCATCAGGCGGCGCAAGGTCTATACAGCCCGGCTGATGTGCGGAATGTGGGCGATAGCCGCCGGAATAGCTACTTTGACTTGGAGAATGGCAGTTACCGAGTTAAACCCCAGCTAAAGTCAATGATAGAGTTTGCCCGCCACGATTTATTGCGCGATGTAATACCACAACGGTTCGACTTGGTCGTGTGCCGCAACGTAGCGATATATTTCACCGAAGAAGCCAAGCTAGCGATGTTAGAGCGCTTTTCCAACTGCTTGTTGCCCGGGGGTGTCCTGTTCACCGGGGCTACAGAAAGTTATCCCTCACACCGCGCCTTTAGACTTAGGCGAATACACAGCTGCTTTTACGAGAAAGTAGGCGATTAA
- the codY gene encoding GTP-sensing pleiotropic transcriptional regulator CodY: MGLLEKTRRLNKVLQQGAGDAVRFSDLAQLFGQVFRANTYILNTRGKLLGVALIDDYECDLLKRHVRSGRFPADYNDKILAIAESNINCRETENCVFDDSECEHTRKLTTIIPVVGRGERLGTMLIARFDDPLNDDDVALAEFGATILAMEILRARQEAASQESRQRAIVEMAVDALSYSELEAVEHIMRELGAENEGLLVASKIADQAGITRSVIVNALRKLESAGVIESRSLGMKGTYIKVLNNKLLEELAKND, translated from the coding sequence ATGGGTTTATTGGAAAAGACGCGCAGGCTGAACAAAGTTCTTCAACAGGGCGCCGGAGACGCGGTAAGGTTTAGTGACTTAGCGCAGTTGTTCGGGCAAGTTTTTCGGGCCAACACGTACATTCTCAACACGCGCGGCAAGCTCCTTGGCGTAGCTCTGATCGATGACTACGAGTGTGATTTGCTTAAGCGGCATGTAAGGTCCGGACGTTTCCCTGCCGATTACAATGACAAAATCCTAGCGATTGCCGAAAGCAATATAAACTGCAGGGAAACGGAGAACTGCGTGTTTGACGACTCCGAGTGTGAACACACCCGTAAGCTGACCACTATAATCCCTGTCGTTGGCAGGGGTGAAAGGCTCGGCACGATGCTGATTGCCCGCTTTGATGACCCCTTAAATGACGATGACGTGGCATTAGCCGAGTTTGGCGCTACTATTTTGGCCATGGAGATTCTAAGGGCGCGTCAAGAAGCCGCAAGCCAGGAGTCGCGCCAGCGGGCTATCGTCGAGATGGCTGTAGACGCGCTGTCCTATTCAGAACTCGAAGCCGTAGAGCACATTATGCGTGAGTTAGGTGCCGAGAATGAAGGCTTATTGGTGGCAAGTAAAATCGCGGACCAAGCCGGCATTACCCGTTCGGTAATTGTAAATGCCTTACGCAAGTTAGAGAGCGCGGGGGTCATTGAATCGCGCTCGCTAGGCATGAAGGGCACGTATATTAAGGTGCTTAACAACAAGCTGCTCGAAGAACTAGCCAAGAATGACTAA
- a CDS encoding response regulator encodes MSKRILVVDDAAFMRMMLSDQLTKAGFEVVGHAENGLVAITKFKELRPDLVTMDITMPEMDGIQAVKEIRRIDPSARIVMCSAMGQQHMVMDAIQAGARDFIVKPFDPGRVVQAVTKALS; translated from the coding sequence ATGTCGAAGCGAATTCTGGTGGTAGACGATGCTGCATTTATGCGCATGATGCTCTCCGACCAACTGACGAAAGCAGGGTTTGAGGTCGTAGGCCATGCCGAAAACGGTCTCGTTGCCATCACGAAGTTTAAGGAGTTGCGCCCTGACTTGGTGACAATGGACATTACCATGCCGGAAATGGATGGCATACAGGCTGTAAAGGAGATTCGGCGCATCGACCCATCCGCGCGCATTGTGATGTGTAGCGCAATGGGGCAGCAACATATGGTGATGGATGCGATTCAGGCTGGAGCGCGAGACTTTATCGTCAAGCCGTTTGACCCAGGTCGCGTTGTTCAAGCTGTAACGAAAGCATTATCTTAG
- a CDS encoding tyrosine recombinase XerC: MDDHIDRYLLSLRVERGCSDKTLASYSLDLRQFREYIGDRSISALAPGDVRRFIAHLAKRGYAKSSLARKISCLRSFFSFLVQTEVGITNVAAAIDLPRQRRALPTVLYEDDVDKLLDLAQGENLALRDRALLELLYATGCRASEIAALKLSDIDWGAYTLRVMGKGAKERIVPFGKVAAEHLRTYLNNLRAKLVGDRSVRHVFVNYRGTPLSRRSLGRIVDKYVQRGEFTGVTPHALRHSFATHLLDNGADLRAVQELLGHTSISTTQVYTHVSKERIKAVYNKAHPRA; this comes from the coding sequence GTGGACGACCATATTGACCGATATTTGCTGAGCCTCCGTGTCGAGAGGGGTTGCAGCGACAAGACGCTGGCCAGCTACTCCTTAGATCTCCGCCAGTTTAGAGAGTACATCGGGGATAGATCCATCTCGGCTTTAGCTCCCGGCGACGTGCGCAGGTTCATTGCGCACCTAGCCAAGCGCGGCTATGCCAAGAGCTCTTTGGCACGAAAAATCTCCTGCTTGCGTTCGTTCTTTAGTTTTCTCGTACAGACTGAAGTAGGCATCACCAACGTCGCGGCAGCGATAGATTTGCCTAGGCAGAGGCGCGCGTTGCCGACGGTGCTGTACGAGGACGACGTCGACAAACTGCTTGACTTAGCTCAAGGAGAAAACCTTGCGCTGCGGGATCGGGCGCTTCTCGAACTACTCTACGCCACGGGGTGTCGTGCCAGCGAGATTGCGGCGCTTAAGCTCTCCGATATTGATTGGGGTGCTTACACGCTCAGGGTGATGGGTAAGGGTGCCAAAGAGCGCATCGTCCCCTTTGGGAAGGTAGCCGCAGAACATTTGCGCACCTATCTTAACAATCTGCGCGCTAAGCTCGTGGGGGACCGCAGTGTAAGACATGTGTTTGTCAACTATCGGGGGACTCCTTTAAGCAGGCGGAGTCTTGGACGCATCGTGGACAAGTACGTGCAGCGAGGGGAGTTTACAGGGGTTACACCGCACGCGTTACGCCATAGTTTTGCCACTCACCTACTGGATAACGGCGCAGATCTACGCGCTGTGCAGGAGTTGCTAGGGCACACCTCTATATCTACTACACAAGTCTACACTCATGTATCGAAGGAGAGAATCAAAGCAGTGTACAACAAGGCCCATCCGCGTGCTTGA
- the trmFO gene encoding methylenetetrahydrofolate--tRNA-(uracil(54)-C(5))-methyltransferase (FADH(2)-oxidizing) TrmFO, producing MNHVSVIGGGLAGSEAAWQLARQGTAVTLYEMRPKLTTGAHHTALLAELVCSNSLRAAGLSNAVGLLKEEMRQLGSLVMQAAEATLVPAGGAMAVDRTEFAEYVTRALESHPLVTVCRQEITELPQCGVVIVASGPLTSAALAECLRQELESPYLAFFDAAAPIVLADSINWDHAFLASRYGKGEAAYINCPLSEEEYDEFYGALISAERQQLKDVDAAACFEGCMPIESMADRGRDTLLFGPLKPVGLVDPKTGRRPFAVVQLRQDNRAATLYNLVGFQTRLTWREQQRVFSLIPALKKAEYVRYGVMHRNTFIDSRAVLLPTLQWRQDKRVLFAGQITGVEGYVESAACGLVAGINGYRLVQGMEPLVLPTATAHGALINYITEPSPSPLQPMNVTFGLFPPLAAPPRDRKLRNLAYSERALRELTEFFRKLSPDCLCG from the coding sequence GTGAACCACGTTTCTGTGATTGGTGGAGGTTTGGCAGGCTCGGAGGCCGCTTGGCAGCTAGCACGTCAGGGAACAGCCGTTACGCTCTATGAGATGCGTCCTAAGCTTACTACGGGGGCACATCATACGGCATTGCTTGCCGAGTTGGTGTGTAGCAATTCGCTGCGGGCGGCCGGCCTAAGCAACGCTGTCGGTTTGCTCAAAGAAGAGATGCGACAATTAGGTTCCCTGGTCATGCAGGCGGCCGAGGCCACGCTTGTGCCTGCCGGTGGCGCCATGGCGGTTGACCGTACCGAGTTTGCCGAATACGTGACGCGGGCACTAGAGAGTCATCCGCTAGTCACGGTTTGTCGGCAAGAGATAACGGAGTTGCCGCAATGCGGCGTGGTGATTGTAGCTTCCGGGCCGCTCACTTCCGCAGCTCTGGCGGAATGCTTACGCCAAGAGCTCGAATCGCCCTACCTCGCCTTCTTCGACGCGGCCGCGCCGATTGTCTTGGCAGACTCCATCAATTGGGATCACGCTTTTTTGGCCTCACGCTATGGCAAAGGTGAAGCCGCGTACATAAATTGCCCTCTCAGCGAAGAGGAGTACGACGAGTTCTATGGCGCGTTGATTTCCGCCGAGCGTCAGCAGCTAAAAGATGTTGACGCTGCAGCATGCTTTGAAGGTTGCATGCCGATTGAGTCGATGGCCGACAGGGGCAGAGACACCTTGTTGTTTGGGCCGCTTAAGCCCGTTGGGCTAGTCGACCCCAAAACCGGCAGACGTCCCTTTGCCGTCGTGCAGCTGCGACAGGATAATCGCGCTGCCACGCTGTACAACCTCGTCGGGTTTCAGACACGTCTTACTTGGAGAGAACAACAACGCGTCTTCAGTCTCATACCGGCCTTAAAGAAAGCAGAGTACGTGCGCTACGGCGTAATGCACCGCAACACGTTCATTGATTCTCGTGCAGTTCTCTTGCCTACTTTACAGTGGCGTCAAGACAAGCGCGTGCTCTTTGCCGGGCAGATAACTGGTGTAGAGGGTTACGTGGAGTCGGCAGCATGCGGCCTTGTGGCTGGCATTAATGGGTACCGCCTAGTGCAGGGGATGGAACCGCTGGTGTTGCCGACGGCGACAGCGCACGGTGCGCTCATCAACTACATAACAGAGCCATCGCCCTCGCCGCTGCAGCCCATGAACGTCACCTTCGGTCTGTTCCCTCCCCTAGCCGCACCGCCGCGCGACCGGAAATTGCGTAATCTCGCTTACTCCGAGCGCGCCTTGCGAGAATTAACAGAGTTTTTCCGCAAACTTAGCCCTGATTGCTTGTGTGGTTAG
- the fliM gene encoding flagellar motor switch protein FliM, translating to MRNVLSQAEIDSLLQSLEQGEVSTEDLTKEQVRVRKYDFRRPNRFSKGNLSLLSLVHDHFARQLANFLTAYLRVPVVAKLATVDQVAFEDLVVSLPAHTVAAVFALSSYGLGIINMGYDLSIPIIDLICGGSGDVAKRGRPVTEIEVNMYRRLVAYMLERYEVAWKDTFPLACALQSLETNPRLIQSIPPQEMVAVVTLSLTINKVQGILSVCLPFMTIDSIINRPKVEASETVRLDYRERWQDRRRTLGQAMLSLAALLGAGEISVREFLHLSVGDVVAVDKKPGELIDLLVEDRRAFAVQPGIVDTQLAVQVVAARLGGEEEVD from the coding sequence ATGCGCAACGTACTTAGTCAGGCGGAGATAGATAGCCTACTGCAGAGCCTAGAGCAAGGTGAAGTGAGCACAGAAGACTTAACGAAGGAGCAGGTGCGGGTACGCAAGTATGATTTTCGGCGCCCGAATCGCTTCTCTAAGGGCAACCTAAGCCTCTTGTCGCTGGTTCATGACCATTTTGCACGGCAATTAGCGAATTTCCTGACTGCGTATCTGCGCGTTCCCGTCGTGGCGAAACTAGCCACAGTGGATCAAGTCGCATTTGAAGATTTGGTAGTGTCTTTGCCAGCGCACACTGTAGCTGCAGTATTTGCCTTGAGCAGCTACGGTTTAGGCATCATTAACATGGGTTATGATTTATCTATTCCCATTATTGACTTAATTTGTGGGGGAAGTGGGGATGTCGCCAAGCGCGGACGGCCTGTGACAGAAATTGAGGTTAATATGTATCGACGGTTGGTCGCATATATGCTAGAACGCTACGAAGTTGCTTGGAAAGACACCTTCCCCCTCGCCTGTGCTCTCCAGTCACTGGAAACAAATCCTCGCCTGATTCAATCTATCCCCCCGCAGGAAATGGTTGCTGTAGTCACGCTTTCCCTTACGATCAACAAAGTACAAGGCATTTTATCAGTGTGTCTCCCCTTTATGACGATTGACAGCATTATTAACAGACCGAAAGTAGAGGCTTCTGAAACAGTTAGGCTAGACTATCGCGAGCGCTGGCAGGACAGGCGCAGGACCTTAGGTCAAGCGATGCTGTCTCTGGCCGCTTTGCTGGGAGCAGGGGAGATTAGCGTGCGGGAGTTCCTGCACCTCTCAGTCGGGGATGTTGTCGCCGTAGACAAGAAGCCGGGTGAGTTGATAGATCTTTTAGTAGAGGACCGTCGAGCGTTTGCTGTGCAGCCGGGCATAGTAGATACCCAGCTGGCAGTACAGGTTGTCGCAGCGCGGTTGGGGGGAGAGGAAGAAGTTGACTAG
- the topA gene encoding type I DNA topoisomerase, with product MPKYLVIVESPAKAKTITKYLGSKYAVKASYGHLRDLPKSQLGVDVERDFSPKYITIRGKGETVKELREAAKKADKVFLATDPDREGEAISWHLAHTLGLNLESASRVTFNEITEAAVRNAFKHPRRIDASLVDSQQARRILDRIVGYKLSPLLWAKVRKGLSAGRVQSVAVRLIVDREREIQAFLPKEYWTLQVSLKPSQAKPFVAKLMGCELVSEAQVVEISTALQKQQFVVKAVKRTEKERKPSPPFNTSTLQQEAARRLGFTAKRTMRIAQMLYEGVELGKEGAVGLITYMRTDSTRLAQEAMTEAESYIKTQFGPSYHTARQYASKKNAGTGTHAQDAHEAIRPTYVERKPDDLKATLSSEQYKLYKLIHARFLASQMSNARFDTVQVDIEAGEHAFRAVGSRLVFPGFLALYEEENEDEETKDAGELPALEVNQVLSLVKLSPKQHFTQPPPRYTEASLIKTLEEEGIGRPSTYAPIIDTIQARGYVEKEQKRFVATELGQVVVGILTEHFPELVEVKFTAALESKLDAIENGQSTAVEVLREFWAVFAEQLDRALAGVDKVEIADEETDEVCSLCGRNMVVKSGRFGKFLACPGFPACRNTKPLLKSIGVACPQCDGSLVERRSKRGRVFYGCSNYPSCGYVVWQRPSETPAGGESK from the coding sequence CTGCCGAAATACCTTGTGATTGTGGAGTCTCCTGCCAAAGCTAAGACTATTACCAAGTACCTAGGTTCAAAGTATGCCGTTAAAGCGTCGTACGGTCATCTGCGTGACTTGCCTAAGAGTCAGCTAGGTGTGGACGTTGAGAGGGACTTTTCTCCTAAGTACATAACCATTAGGGGCAAGGGTGAGACGGTCAAAGAACTGCGTGAAGCCGCCAAAAAAGCTGACAAAGTGTTTCTCGCCACCGACCCTGACCGAGAGGGAGAGGCGATTTCTTGGCATTTGGCGCATACTTTGGGCCTTAACCTAGAGAGCGCATCGCGCGTTACCTTCAATGAGATTACCGAAGCGGCGGTACGAAACGCCTTCAAACACCCGCGGCGCATCGACGCAAGCCTAGTGGATTCGCAGCAGGCTAGGCGCATTCTTGACCGGATTGTGGGCTATAAGTTGTCGCCTTTGCTGTGGGCGAAAGTGAGAAAGGGCCTTAGTGCAGGTCGGGTGCAGTCTGTAGCCGTGCGCTTAATTGTCGACCGGGAGAGAGAGATTCAAGCCTTTCTACCCAAGGAGTATTGGACGCTACAGGTCTCCCTTAAGCCAAGTCAGGCCAAGCCATTCGTGGCTAAGCTGATGGGGTGCGAGCTCGTCAGCGAGGCACAGGTGGTGGAAATCTCCACCGCACTGCAAAAGCAGCAGTTTGTGGTTAAGGCAGTAAAGCGCACCGAGAAAGAACGGAAGCCTTCCCCGCCGTTTAACACTAGTACCTTACAGCAAGAAGCGGCAAGAAGGCTAGGATTCACGGCCAAGCGCACGATGCGCATCGCTCAGATGCTCTATGAAGGGGTTGAGCTGGGAAAAGAGGGAGCCGTCGGACTCATCACCTACATGCGTACTGACAGCACGCGCTTAGCGCAAGAGGCCATGACCGAGGCCGAAAGCTACATCAAGACGCAGTTTGGGCCGTCGTATCACACCGCACGGCAGTATGCGTCTAAGAAGAATGCAGGCACAGGCACGCATGCGCAAGATGCCCACGAAGCTATTCGTCCGACTTACGTGGAGCGCAAGCCAGATGACCTAAAGGCCACCCTTTCAAGCGAGCAATACAAGTTGTACAAACTTATCCACGCGCGGTTTCTCGCCTCCCAGATGTCAAACGCGCGCTTTGACACTGTGCAGGTAGATATAGAAGCCGGTGAGCATGCATTTCGGGCGGTTGGCTCGCGGTTGGTGTTCCCGGGTTTTCTTGCACTCTACGAAGAAGAAAACGAGGATGAGGAGACAAAGGATGCGGGCGAGCTCCCAGCCCTCGAGGTCAATCAGGTGCTGTCTCTCGTAAAATTATCGCCTAAGCAGCACTTCACGCAGCCTCCGCCTAGGTATACGGAAGCCTCATTAATCAAGACTCTAGAAGAAGAGGGGATTGGCAGGCCGAGCACCTATGCGCCAATCATTGACACGATTCAGGCCCGGGGGTATGTCGAAAAAGAGCAAAAGCGGTTCGTCGCTACGGAACTAGGACAAGTCGTGGTGGGAATACTGACTGAGCACTTTCCGGAGCTAGTGGAAGTCAAGTTTACCGCAGCGCTAGAAAGCAAGCTCGACGCTATAGAGAACGGGCAGTCTACCGCCGTAGAGGTGCTGCGGGAGTTCTGGGCGGTCTTCGCCGAACAGCTCGATAGGGCTTTAGCCGGGGTAGACAAGGTCGAAATTGCCGACGAAGAGACGGATGAAGTATGCTCGCTATGCGGCCGCAACATGGTGGTAAAGTCCGGCCGTTTCGGGAAGTTTCTCGCTTGCCCCGGCTTTCCGGCTTGCCGCAACACCAAACCTTTGCTGAAGTCTATCGGGGTCGCTTGCCCACAGTGCGACGGCAGCTTAGTTGAGCGCCGTAGCAAGCGCGGGCGCGTGTTCTATGGCTGTTCCAACTACCCGAGCTGTGGCTATGTGGTATGGCAAAGGCCCAGTGAAACGCCGGCTGGGGGAGAGAGCAAGTGA
- a CDS encoding C40 family peptidase, which translates to MRKLFAAALVFTLLLMPLPVFAEGLAGRYVAEQALELRGLPFQFSGEDRTGFDASGLLVYVFGQFGVSLPRTTAQQATVGTAVTRSQLRAGDIVLFASGSTRWTGIFVGNNAVVWASPSAGVVRQASLAEASVSSLFRGARRIPESAFDRAILVLATAAEYLGTPYVFGADGPDSFDCSGFTRYVFAKHGIALPRTSINQASAGVRVPIAERRKGDLLVFVDTWRPGISHVGIYVGDGEFIHATTREGVSYANLRSTYWGSRLHSVRRLIP; encoded by the coding sequence ATGAGAAAACTATTCGCCGCCGCTCTTGTGTTCACCCTGCTACTTATGCCGTTGCCCGTGTTTGCCGAGGGTCTAGCCGGACGGTACGTCGCCGAACAGGCCCTTGAACTAAGGGGATTGCCGTTTCAGTTTAGCGGCGAGGATCGCACTGGATTTGATGCTTCGGGGCTGTTGGTGTACGTCTTTGGTCAGTTTGGGGTGAGTCTCCCGCGTACGACGGCTCAGCAAGCTACCGTCGGCACGGCGGTGACGCGTTCACAACTTAGAGCGGGAGACATCGTGCTCTTTGCCTCCGGTAGCACTCGCTGGACGGGCATCTTTGTCGGCAACAATGCCGTTGTTTGGGCTAGTCCGAGTGCGGGCGTGGTGCGCCAAGCGAGCCTCGCCGAAGCGTCAGTCTCGTCTCTCTTCCGTGGCGCGCGCCGCATACCGGAGTCAGCGTTTGATAGGGCCATACTCGTGCTGGCGACAGCTGCGGAATATCTCGGCACGCCGTATGTGTTCGGCGCTGACGGCCCCGATAGCTTCGACTGCTCCGGCTTTACCCGCTATGTTTTCGCAAAACACGGCATAGCCCTACCTCGTACCTCGATTAACCAGGCCTCGGCCGGGGTGAGGGTACCGATTGCCGAGCGACGTAAGGGCGACCTCTTGGTTTTTGTGGACACGTGGCGTCCGGGTATTTCGCACGTCGGCATTTATGTTGGCGATGGAGAGTTTATCCATGCGACCACGCGCGAGGGCGTAAGTTACGCTAACCTAAGAAGCACCTATTGGGGCAGCAGGCTACATAGCGTGCGCCGCCTAATACCATAG
- a CDS encoding chemotaxis protein CheC, which translates to MQGISTLQLDVINEIGNMGAGHAATALSLLMGRKVDMKVPETKFLSIEAGCAELSREGEVGVGVEVGLSGAIDGLTLLTVGEESAKHLLEAFGDMLAGQSLDDALAQSALMEIGNIVTGSFLTAITDFLGETSSALPPRFIHDYFDAFVCNVVVAGCRNVDGLLIFKTELRVDERCVSSDLAFLPSQEAFALIMNKILSAGGMS; encoded by the coding sequence GTGCAAGGCATTTCAACCCTGCAACTTGACGTAATCAACGAAATTGGCAACATGGGGGCGGGCCATGCCGCCACCGCACTTTCCCTGCTGATGGGGCGAAAAGTGGACATGAAGGTCCCAGAAACAAAGTTTCTTAGCATTGAAGCAGGCTGTGCGGAACTCAGTCGCGAGGGCGAAGTAGGCGTAGGCGTGGAGGTTGGGCTAAGCGGCGCGATTGATGGCTTAACTTTGCTTACAGTAGGTGAAGAGAGCGCAAAGCATCTGTTAGAAGCCTTTGGGGACATGTTGGCAGGGCAGAGCCTTGATGATGCGCTCGCGCAATCGGCCCTGATGGAAATTGGCAATATTGTAACGGGTTCGTTTCTTACCGCTATCACCGACTTCCTTGGCGAGACATCGAGTGCGTTACCACCGCGATTCATTCACGACTACTTTGACGCCTTTGTATGTAACGTCGTGGTCGCTGGCTGTCGTAATGTGGACGGGCTATTAATCTTTAAGACAGAGCTCCGTGTGGACGAACGATGCGTTTCCAGCGACTTGGCATTTCTACCATCACAGGAAGCATTTGCGTTAATAATGAATAAGATCTTATCTGCAGGGGGAATGAGTTAG
- the dprA gene encoding DNA-processing protein DprA, whose amino-acid sequence MERRQALAIIAGVRGVRYAQVSHLDFARFPLYSADAWTDAGLSRSGALALAKAFREQDRDPLHQEKARAVVIEERDYPEALCHLYSPPLVLYIRGSLGRQRGVAVVGTRKATPYGRQVVEMVVPTVVAAEHAVVSGLARGIDTLAHGAALRCGGHTIAVMGRGLDDIYPRENSLLAEKIVEQGGALVSEYPEGTPPLAWHFPARNRIISGLSRVCLVIEGDMGSGALITAEHALEEGKEVLAVPGSIFSPQSRGTNYLLAQGATPLLDPQCIYETLGVPAKPKEAPPVLLRPEESLVLMALGTEPLSVDEVCLLTGFPVAVAAAALTALEVTGAVERLPGGAYLRLSG is encoded by the coding sequence ATGGAGAGACGACAGGCCCTAGCTATAATAGCGGGGGTGCGTGGCGTGCGATACGCCCAAGTTTCTCATCTCGACTTTGCTCGCTTTCCGCTCTACTCGGCTGATGCCTGGACGGATGCAGGTTTGTCTCGGTCTGGTGCGCTTGCCTTAGCGAAGGCCTTTAGGGAACAGGATAGGGACCCCTTGCACCAGGAGAAGGCTCGGGCGGTGGTCATCGAAGAACGGGACTACCCTGAGGCGCTCTGCCACCTATATTCGCCGCCGCTGGTCTTATACATACGCGGCAGCCTAGGCAGACAACGAGGGGTAGCGGTAGTCGGTACGCGCAAGGCGACTCCTTACGGGCGACAAGTAGTAGAGATGGTCGTGCCCACTGTTGTCGCGGCAGAACACGCGGTGGTCAGTGGTTTGGCACGTGGGATTGACACCCTTGCGCACGGGGCCGCCCTGCGCTGTGGCGGGCACACCATTGCCGTTATGGGCCGCGGTTTAGACGATATCTACCCACGCGAGAACTCACTACTGGCAGAAAAGATAGTGGAACAGGGCGGAGCGCTAGTAAGTGAGTACCCAGAAGGAACGCCTCCTCTGGCATGGCACTTCCCCGCACGCAACCGCATAATCAGCGGTTTGTCGCGCGTGTGTCTCGTGATAGAAGGCGACATGGGCAGCGGGGCGCTGATCACCGCCGAACATGCACTTGAAGAAGGAAAAGAGGTCTTGGCAGTACCGGGTAGCATTTTCAGTCCGCAAAGTAGGGGCACTAATTATCTTCTCGCGCAGGGAGCGACGCCCCTGCTCGACCCACAGTGTATCTACGAAACGTTAGGCGTCCCCGCCAAGCCAAAGGAGGCTCCGCCCGTTCTGCTTAGGCCGGAGGAATCGTTGGTGCTGATGGCCTTAGGCACCGAACCCTTGAGTGTGGACGAGGTATGCCTCCTGACGGGATTTCCTGTAGCCGTCGCTGCCGCGGCGCTGACGGCGCTAGAGGTGACAGGAGCAGTAGAACGCCTGCCCGGCGGGGCCTACTTACGTCTCTCGGGATAA
- the fliY gene encoding flagellar motor switch phosphatase FliY has product MTSKYLSQDEIDAILKFGANPNTDLSPAERDALGEVGNISMGTAATTLSQLLNRRVSITTPRVRVLGLQELLAQFSVPYLALLVNFTAGMSGFNLLVVRTSDAAVIADLMLGGTGHVDSVELDELKISAVAEVMNQMIGTAATSLHSLFGRRVNISPPEVVMFDVPPKEGVLAQLERETLAVVAFRMVVGDLIDSELLQVMPVASAKQMAEHLLGGIAPAPGKESANLPTEAMPPAPPAPEVSVQRAQFSPLQAPLHTGPGPNIELILDVPLQVSVVLGKSRKAIKDVLALGTGSVVELDRMVEDQVDVLVNGTLIARGEIVVVNENFGVRITSILSPAERLREINR; this is encoded by the coding sequence TTGACTAGCAAATATTTGTCGCAGGACGAGATTGACGCGATACTAAAGTTTGGAGCCAATCCAAACACCGACCTGTCGCCCGCGGAGCGCGATGCACTGGGGGAAGTAGGCAATATTTCCATGGGAACAGCTGCTACTACGCTTTCGCAGTTGCTAAATAGGCGAGTAAGCATAACCACTCCGCGCGTAAGGGTGCTAGGGCTACAAGAGCTACTTGCGCAGTTCTCGGTGCCTTACCTTGCTTTGCTCGTTAATTTCACAGCTGGCATGTCGGGGTTTAACCTCCTGGTAGTGCGCACATCTGACGCGGCGGTAATTGCTGATCTTATGCTTGGTGGTACCGGGCATGTTGACTCTGTGGAACTTGACGAGTTGAAGATTAGCGCCGTGGCCGAAGTCATGAACCAAATGATCGGTACGGCCGCAACGTCTTTGCACTCCCTGTTTGGCCGTAGAGTGAACATCTCTCCTCCCGAAGTGGTTATGTTTGACGTGCCCCCCAAGGAGGGCGTGCTGGCGCAACTTGAACGCGAGACTTTGGCGGTAGTGGCTTTTCGGATGGTTGTGGGCGACCTGATCGACAGTGAACTGCTGCAGGTGATGCCCGTCGCTTCCGCTAAACAGATGGCAGAACATCTGTTGGGCGGAATAGCGCCGGCTCCCGGCAAGGAAAGCGCCAATCTCCCGACCGAGGCTATGCCTCCCGCACCGCCCGCGCCGGAAGTCTCCGTTCAACGGGCGCAGTTTTCGCCTTTACAGGCGCCTCTGCACACCGGCCCGGGCCCTAACATCGAGCTCATTTTGGATGTGCCCTTGCAGGTGTCTGTGGTGCTTGGCAAGAGCAGGAAAGCAATCAAGGACGTCTTGGCTCTTGGCACCGGTTCAGTGGTTGAGCTTGACCGCATGGTGGAAGACCAAGTGGACGTGCTAGTAAACGGCACATTGATTGCCCGCGGTGAAATCGTTGTAGTTAACGAAAACTTTGGCGTACGTATCACCAGTATTCTCAGCCCGGCTGAGAGACTGCGCGAGATTAACAGGTAA